The Coffea arabica cultivar ET-39 chromosome 1e, Coffea Arabica ET-39 HiFi, whole genome shotgun sequence genome has a window encoding:
- the LOC113694113 gene encoding cysteine-rich receptor-like protein kinase 7 — protein sequence MGYQGWFLSVFYMLTNLVFLSVSQPSFTAFFCSKGVGNYTQNSTYQANLNSLLSSLSYNINPYGFYNSSFGQGLDRVNAIVLCRGDVDQETCRVCVQNSAGKLTQVCPNQKEAVGWYDLCMLRYSNKSIFGVMSNLQPFSLQNPLNSTNPNLFSQEVSNLATSLENRIFSGNPDWKFAVGKSNNSNVETIYALMQCTPDIDPGTCNFCLRLTSNMMSQCCSWRQGARVVGPSCSFWYELFPFYNESAIPSPPGPPPSPQGKKGNKTWIVIVCVIIAVVLVILSVCIFIFTRKWQKRKKATKLEELEEIDGAETVQYDFSTIRAATNNFSANDLLGKGGFGAVYKGTLSDGQMIAAKRLSKESGQGEQEFRNEVLLVAKLQHKSLVRLLGFCLEKTERLLIYEFLSNGSLDKLLFDPLKSSELDWDRRYRIVESVAKGLLYLHEDSRLKIIHRDLKASNILLDEDMNAKISDFGMARLFHADESVANTNRIAGTYGYMAPEYALHGLFSIKSDVFSYGVLVLEIISGQKNSYFRDGQTVEDLLSFAWKNWLGGTALKIIDPTVTASSGSIQNIIRCIHIGLLCVQDDITKRPTSASVVLMLQSFSVSLPKPSEPAFFAHSRSIGSDKSDTPLLSEDSKTISTASPSQPAVASQSVNEASISDLDPR from the exons atggGCTATCAGGGATGGTTTCTTTCAGTCTTTTACATGCTTACAAACCTTGTTTTCCTATCTGTTTCACAACCAAGCTTCACAGCTTTCTTCTGTTCAAAAGGAGTAGGCAACTACACGCAGAACAGCACATACCAGGCTAATCTCAACTCTCTTCTTTCCTCCCTTTCATACAACATCAACCCGTATGGATTCTACAATTCCTCTTTTGGCCAAGGTCTCGATAGAGTTAATGCAATCGTGCTATGTAGAGGCGATGTTGATCAGGAAACTTGTCGTGTTTGTGTACAAAACTCTGCTGGAAAGCTCACACAGGTCTGTCCTAATCAAAAGGAGGCAGTTGGTTGGTATGATCTATGCATGTTAAGATATTCGAATAAGTCGATTTTTGGAGTTATGTCTAATCTTCAACCTTTCTCTCTTCAGAACCCATTGAATTCTACAAATCCCAATCTGTTTAGTCAGGAGGTTAGCAATTTAGCAACTAGCTTAGAAAACAGAATCTTTTCAGGGAATCCAGACTGGAAATTTGCTGTAGGGAAAAGCAATAACAGCAATGTTGAGACCATATATGCTTTGATGCAGTGCACACCTGATATAGATCCAGGAACTTGTAATTTTTGCCTTAGGTTGACTTCAAATATGATGTCTCAGTGCTGTTCTTGGAGACAAGGGGCAAGAGTTGTTGGTCCAAGTTGTAGTTTCTGGTATGAGTTGTTCCCCTTTTATAATGAGAGTGCCATTCCATCACCACCAGGTCCACCGCCATCCCCACAAG GAAAGAAAGGTAACAAGACATGGATTGTCATCGTTTGTGTCATCATTGCAGTGGTACTTGTAATACTTAGTGTTTGCATTTTCATCTTCACAAGAAAATGGCAAAAGAGGAAGAAAGCAACGAAGCTTGAAG AATTGGAAGAAATTGATGGGGCAGAAACGGTACAGTACGACTTTAGCACAATTAGAGCAGCAACAAATAATTTTTCTGCTAATGACTTGCTGGGAAAAGGAGGATTTGGTGCTGTTTACAAG GGAACTCTTTCGGATGGACAAATGATAGCTGCAAAAAGATTGTCTAAGGAGTCAGGACAAGGTGAACAAGAATTTAGGAATGAAGTCTTGCTGGTGGCAAAGCTCCAACACAAAAGTCTGGTTAGATTGTTGGGTTTTTGTCTGGAAAAAACAGAAAGACTGTTGATTTATGAATTCCTGTCAAATGGGAGCCTTGACAAACTCCTTTTTG ATCCTCTGAAGAGCTCAGAACTGGACTGGGATCGGCGCTACAGAATCGTAGAGAGTGTTGCAAAGGGACTTCTTTATCTGCATGAAGATTCTCGATTGAAGATTATTCATCGTGATCTAAAGGCTAGTAATATTCTCTTAGATGAAGATATGAATGCTAAAATCTCAGATTTTGGCATGGCCAGGTTGTTCCATGCAGACGAGAGTGTAGCCAACACCAATAGAATTGCAGGGACCTA TGGATACATGGCACCAGAGTATGCATTGCATGGACTATTTTCTATCAAATCTGATGTCTTCAGCTATGGAGTGTTAGTTCTCGAAATAATAAGTGGGCAGAAGAACTCCTATTTCCGGGATGGCCAAACTGTGGAGGACCTTCTAAGTTTT GCTTGGAAAAACTGGCTTGGAGGAACAGCTTTGAAGATAATTGATCCCACTGTCACGGCTAGTTCAGGTTCAATACAGAACATAATCAGATGCATCCACATCGGGTTGTTATGCGTTCAAGATGATATAACTAAGAGACCAACTAGTGCTTCAGTTGTTCTCATGCTCCAGAGCTTTTCCGTCAGTCTTCCAAAGCCTTCTGAGCCTGCTTTTTTTGCACACAGTCGCAGCATTGGTTCAGACAAGTCTGATACACCATTGTTATCTGAAGATTCTAAAACTATAAGTACTGCAAGTCCATCACAACCTGCAGTTGCTAGTCAGTCTGTCAATGAAGCATCAATCAGTGATTTAGACCCTCGATGA